One stretch of Centroberyx gerrardi isolate f3 chromosome 13, fCenGer3.hap1.cur.20231027, whole genome shotgun sequence DNA includes these proteins:
- the LOC139928419 gene encoding SUN domain-containing ossification factor, translated as MMMTPLLWRVLSVWLFVALVRWHPSCYVGCTEPHQEAQRLLPTQDISSEEEPEENTHHHKVEESWVLHIQSLSEDEQQIVGDDQPKEELTTQGLDNKEQDAEALEVEEPDAEVEPEPEKGMPEPEPEPEQDSEKQLPETSITQDQDSASSSETSPPSAGPVTTPAAEPEDHPSILTTQDDTPNSVSDDVVSEVPALELSDADVAPADCEAEEANPYDDASPPVVLENTSNAHTAGTKTHTDPPLSPQSGHGTQRLEANTSHMLKEQGLSSTVVTETDSTVSSKDPEDIPTFDEWKRKMMEVEKEKTQATHTSTNGGSHPVKKVQKNFNNYASVECGAKILGSNPEAKSTSAVLKENMDLYMLNPCSNKIWFIIELCEPIQVKQLDIANFELFSSTPKDFLVSISDRYPTNKWLKLGTFHARDERTVQSFPLDEHLYAKYVKMFTKYIKVELVSHFGSEHFCPLSLIRVFGTSMVEEYEEIADPSERPDDQDDDLDYPPGYVPGEVKSSNNLIGSAKDVILNMVSNIAVNVLGGGPEMQGNISSQELNMTEPASQPETTTQGSTTDLVSVPDSEEAQTFLDPDIPVTETPSPEPSVPEIPTTDTTILELPPVEEKIVTPLQEDEEEPISSTITLLDKEEETEEEREKKEQHERQQESLDYCALFALSSSSPYSSSCSCSASLPEYLQRQCSALLSKKRTCQTMEREQTIPPHIQTPTWQLPLSPSACPEPQQDHNEIHPPQEKDHAPGPGERGASPSEEPHPPADLTEAQKESSSEPPLLEPSQTAKLPKPSTTDSSSAKPTPTVDPPQLSSKEPPKELRPEKSQDVPDEEKHEEPSATISASASTKSSVSATVDDISVAPTEEKPNTDFYPPELDTSIQTPDVIDQSQALHPTTSPPSEQHPAPTAVPENGSAPAEASHPAPNTVAEPEPSSGHSVTTETKMEDLVEDIIFTSSSSSGQLPRPSSPTSPPSSSSQPHSDIYAELHNGVEQANGNQVHGSSQKESVFMRLNNRIKALEMNMSLSGRYLEQLSQRYRKQMEEMQRAFNKTIIKLQNTSRIAEEQDQRQTESIQLLQGQLENVTQLVLNLSVRVSQLQNEVSDRQNYLLLSLMLCLFLGLLLCANHCRISTMPPNTEPEPPIPKSYSYCCPERQFSSCDDSGLKRRASYPLLHSESFQLATTEGPEMLNTEETQRLSAANRKRRRSKVKPSEKVETLKPSLHAAPELANGAVVCNGVPLTANPTSPTRRLLQPTFRDSPSEGSSEGSSHSDDPSFCGIATACNRICDGLPPPKTRAEKRALRRRRPKPGYVVVDLVQAPRRDKSESLPISALQDVMSRKTEQSSGTFGVNATLSGPA; from the exons atgatgatgacacCACTGTTATGGCGAGTTTTGTCAGTGTGGCTATTTGTAGCTTTAGTCCGTTG GCATCCTAGTTGTTATGTCGGCTGCACAGAGCCGCACCAAGAGGCCCAGAGGCTCCTGCCCACACAGGACATCAGTTCGGAGGAAGAGCCAGAGGAAAATACTCACCATCACAAG GTTGAGGAGAGTTGGGTGTTACATATCCAGTCTCTGTCTGAAGATGAGCAGCAGATAGTGGGAGATGACCAGCCAAAGGAGGAGCTGACAACACAGGGACTGGACAACAAAGAACAAGATGCAGAG GCCTTGGAAGTGGAGGAGCCTGATGCAGAAGTGGAGCCTGAGCCAGAGAAGGGCATGCCAGAACCAGAGCCAGAACCTGAGCAAGACtcagaaaaacaacttccagAAACCTCCATTACTCAAGACCAGgactctgcctcctcttctgaGACCTCACCCCCATCCGCTGGCCCTGTCACTACCCCTGCTGCTGAGCCTGAAGACCACCCCAGCATCCTCACCACCCAGGATGACACCCCTAACAG TGTTTCAGACGATGTTGTATCTGAAGTTCCTGCACTTGAGCTCAGTGATGCTGACGTGGCCCCAGCTGACTGTGAAGCAGAAGAGGCCAACCCATATGACGACGCTAG TCCTCCAGTGGTGTTGGAGAACACTTCCAATGCTCACACTGCGGGTACCAAAACCCACACTGACCCGCCACTGAGTCCTCAGTCGGGTCACGGCACCCAGCGTCTGGAGGCCAACACATCGCACATGCTGAAAGAACAG GGTTTGAGCTCCACCGTCGTCACAGAAACAGATTCCACTGTGAGCAGCAAAGACCCAGAGGACATCCCCACCTTTGATgagtggaagaggaagatgatggaggtggagaaagagaaga CTCAGGCTACTCATACCTCCACCAACGGGGGCTCTCATCCTGTGAAGAAGGTGCAGAAGAACTTCAACAACTATGCCTCAGTGGAGTGTGGAGCTAAGATCCTTGGCTCTAACCCAGAAGCTAAG AGCACCTCAGCCGTATTGAAGGAGAATATGGACCTGTACATGCTAAACCCCTGTAGCAATAAAATCTG gtttatCATTGAGCTCTGTGAGCCCATCCAGGTGAAGCAATTGGACATTGCTAACTTTGAGCTCTTCTCTTCCACTCCCAAAGACTTTCTGGTCTCCATCAGCGATAG ATATCCAACAAACAAGTGGCTAAAGCTGGGGACCTTTCATGCCCGGGATGAACGCACAGTCCAGAGCTTCCCATTGGATGAGCATCTTTACGCTAAATATGTCAAG ATGTTCACCAAGTACATAAAG gtggaGCTGGTCTCTCACTTTGGCTCGGAACACTTCTGTCCCCTCAGTCTCATAAG GGTGTTTGGGACCAGCATGGTAGAAGAGTATGAGGAGATAGCAGATCCCTCAGAGAGACCAGACGATCAGGATGATGACTTAG ATTATCCTCCTGGGTACGTGCCAGGTGAAGTCAAGTCTTCCAACAATCTGATTGGATCAGCTAAGG ATGTCATTCTGAACATGGTCAGTAATATTGCCGTCAACGTTCTCGGGGGAGGCCCGGAGATGCAAG GAAACATTTCGTCCCAGGAATTGAACATGACTGAGCCAGCATCCCAACCTGAAACCACCACTCAGGGTTCCACTACAGACCTCGTCTCAGT TCCTGACTCTGAAGAGGCACAGACCTTCCTAGACCCTGATATCCCTGTAACTGAAACCCCCTCACCAGAGCCCTCTGTTCCAGAAATACCCACTACTGATACTACCATACTAGAGCTCCCCCCAGTGGAGGAAAAGATTGTCACTCCTTTacaggaagatgaggaagaaccTATCAGTTCTACCATCACCCTTCTGGATAAGGAAGAAGagacggaggaagagagggagaaaaaggagcAGCATGAGCGACAGCAAGAAAGCTTAGACTATTGTGCACTATTCGCTTTATCTTCATCATCCCCATATTCTTCCTCTTGCTCTTGCTCGGCTTCCCTCCCAGAGTATCTCCAGCGGCAATGCTCAGCCCTGCTGTCCAAAAAGAGGACATGCCAAAccatggagagagagcaaacgatTCCTCCCCACATCCAAACACCCACATGGcagctccccctctccccctctgcctgCCCTGAACCTCAGCAGGACCACAATGAGATACATCCGCCCCAGGAAAAAGACCATGCCCCTGGGCCTGGTGAGAGGGGTGCCAGCCCATCAGAGGAGCCACATCCTCCAGCGGACCTCACAGAAGCCCAGAAAGAGTCCAGTTCTGAGCCTCCGCTGCTGGAGCCCAGTCAGACCGCAAAGCTCCCCAAACCCAGCACCACTGACTCTTCCTCTGCCAAGCCTACCCCTACTGTGGATCCGCCACAGCTTTCCTCTAAAGAGCCACCCAAGGAGCTAAGACCAGAGAAGAGCCAGGATGTGCCGGATGAAGAGAAGCATGAGGAGCCTTCAGCCACGATCAGCGCCTCCGCCTCCACAAAATCCAGTGTCAGTGCCACAGTGGATGATATCTCAGTGGCCCCAACAGAGGAGAAGCCTAACACTGATTTTTACCCACCAGAGTTAGACACCTCCATCCAAACCCCAGATGTGATAGATCAATCTCAGGCTCTCCATCCCACCACCTCTCCCCCTTCAGAGCAGCACCCCGCCCCTACAGCTGTACCAGAAAACGGTAGCGCTCCCGCCGAAGCATCCCACCCTGCTCCAAACACGGTCGCAGAACCCGAACCCTCTAGCGGCCACTCGGTCACCACGGAAACCAAAATGGAGGATCTCGTGGAAGATATCATCTTTACATCATCTAGCAGCAGCGGTCAGCTGCCTCGCCCCTCCTCTCCaacttcccctccttcctcctcctcgcaaCCCCACTCAGACATCTATGCAGAGCTCCACAACGGCGTGGAGCAGGCGAACGGGAACCAGGTGCACGGCTCCAGCCAGAAGGAGTCCGTGTTCATGAGACTCAACAACCGCATCAAGGCCCTGGAGATGAACATGTCACTCAGCGGACGCTACCTGGAGCAGCTCAGCCAGAG GTATCGAAAGCAGATGGAGGAGATGCAGAGGGCGTTCAACAAAACCATCATTAAACTCCAAAACACCTCCAGGATAGCAGAAGAGCAG GACCAGCGTCAGACAGAGTCCATCCAGTTGCTGCAAGGCCAGCTGGAGAACGTGACTCAGCTGGTTCTCAACCTATCTGTCAGGGTCAGCCAGCTGCAGAATGAG GTGTCAGACAGGCAGAATTACCTGCTGCTGTCTCTGATGTTGTGTCTGTTCCTGggactgctgctgtgtgccaaCCACTGCCGCATCTCCACTATGCCGCCAAACACAGAACCAGAGCCGCCCATCCCCAAGAGCTACAGCTATTGCTGTCCTGAAAG GCAGTTCTCTTCCTGTGATGACTCGGGCTTGAAGAGGAGAGCGTCCTATCCGCTGCTACACTCTGAGTCATTCCAGTTGGCCACCACCGAAG GTCCAGAAATGCTGAAcacagaggagacacagaggCTTTCTGCAGCTAATAGAAAG AGGAGACGCAGTAAGGTAAAACCCAGTGAGAAAGTGGAGACTCTGAAACCATCTCTCCACGCTGCTCCAGAGCTGGCTAATGGAGCCGTCGTATGTAACGGTGTGCCTCTCACCGCAAACCCCACGTCCCCTACGAGACGGTTACTTCAGCCTACCTTTAGAGACTCGCCCTCAGAGGGCAGCTCCGAGGGCTCCTCCCACTCGGACGACCCCTCCTTCTGTGGTATCGCCACGGCATGCAATCGAATCTGCGACGGCCTCCCCCCACCCAAGACCAGGGCGGAGAAACGGGCATTAAGACGCAGGCGTCCCAAGCCTGGTTACGTGGTGGTGGACTTGGTTCAGGCCCCCCGCAGGGACAAGAGCGAATCCTTGCCCATCTCCGCCCTACAGGACGTCATGAGCaggaaaacagagcagagctCAGGGACATTCGGGGTAAATGCCACCCTCTCAGGTCCTGCTTGA